CCACAGATCGTATCCGGCGCTAAGAAGGATGCGATCACCAAGGGTGCGTCGAAATCGAACTTCAGAACTCCGTTGTTACATCCACCACTGTTGTTCGTAGCGCTCCACGCCCCAGGGGTAGTAGGGAAATCGCTATTGCCTTGGCATCCCGCACATACCGATTGGTATACGCGTCCACGTCTATCGAATCGACTGGTGCCTCCATCGACATGTTCCGGACTAAGTGATCCGCCATAATAGGTTGCATAGGTCAATCCCGCCATATTGATATCGAATACTGCGAGGTAGAGATCATGCCCATCCGTGGTTGCTTGATGCGCATCAGTTGTTACAGGCAGACCGGCAGTTGTAAGCCCACCGCCAAGCCCACCGTTATTACTTCCCCATCCGCTTGTATAGATCTTATCGCAGACATCCACGAGAAATGCGGTTGGGGAAATATCGGGCGTTCCATCTCCTGCACCTATTCGAGAACAAAATTGTAATGCACTCAGATCCGGATCCAGTTTTGTAACGAATTGACCGCCGCCAAGTACATTATATGGAGCGTTGAAGCTGAGTGCTCCGGATGCCGCTGAGGTTTGCCCGAACAAATAGATCGCGTCAGCGCCATCCTGGTCCAGGAAATAGGCCTGGTCATAAGCCGCACTACCCCAGTAGGTCAATCTGTCTATCGCATCACCGTTTACCGTGAATCGTGCAACGAATGCATCCGCATTTCCACCATTGAACGTCCCGTTCAGAGCAGTGGATGAAACGTTGAGGTCCGTGCTTGTGGTGCCGCCACATACGTAAAGCCTGTCCTGCGTATCCACCGTTCCATTGTAAGCAGCTTCAGCTCCTGATCCCCCGATATAACTGGCATATAAAAGTTGATCCAAGTTGGGCGAGAGTCGCGCTACATAACCGTCGTGTGATCCACCTGCAAAGCCGGATTGAGCAGCTCCTATGGTTATCGGCATATCCGAACTCTCCGTGCAGCTCACGATCCAAACATCATTCGCACTGTTCAACAACACTTCACCACGTACTTCATCGGCATAATTGAACTTCAACGCAGTCGCAGAATTCAATCCATCATTGTTGGATCCGCCGAGAAACGTAGAACCCAGAATTGCCGAACCGGTTGAGTTCAGTTTGGTAACCACCATATCGCACCCAGTGGGATAGGTAAGTCCGAGGCCGGCCGGTGTAAATGCTGTACCTCCCCCGAATGAATTATCAAAGGCACCAGAACTAGTGGGGTAATCTGCTGATGCGGATGTGCCGAGTAGTACCAGTTGGTCGTACTGGTCAACGATAAGACTATGTGGCATTTCCGCAGCGGCTCCACCGATATAAGTGCTCCAGATCAAAAAAGTTCCGGTCGTATCATATTTGGTTACTGCAATATCCGTTGCACCTCCATGCCAATTGGTCTGATACGCTCCCATGGTGATAGGATATTGTGCGCCGAAAGCTGTGCTTCCCGCATATAAAAATCCAGCTGCATCGAAGGATGCGGTGTATCCAAAATTATTACTGAACGAACCAGAGTATGTTGCGAAGGATAGTTCTGGATCAATGATCAATGCATGCTGGTCATCGTACATTTCAGGGACGATGCCGATGACCCCATCATTCAAAGTGTATGCACACATGATGGTTCTTCGCTCTCCGTTGATGTCCTGATAGGCCAATGGTATGCGTTCGACCAAACGTCCAAGCGAAGTTGAAATGATCAGCGAACCATTTCTTAATTCAATTCCTGAAGCCCCTTCATACGTGAATTTTATCGCACTTGGATCCCACCCTGGATGAACGATCAGGTCATATTTCAAGCCAGATCGACCTTCGTAGAATTGGGCATCGCAACCGGGGGCAACACGCTCCATGGTAACAGCCGCAAAGGGCCGTGCATTTGATCCCCATCGGGACGGGTCGTTCCCTAGGAAATAGTTGGTCCGTCCGGAAAGAGGTCGCTCGGAACGTGGAATTGACAATGTATCGGCACCTAAAAAGCGCAATCGGACTGCGTGGTGCTGCAACCGCAAGTTCGGGTCGGCATTTACGTTGGCGTGTTGCGCTACAAGTGCTTCAGCATCGTACCTATCGATCACAATGCTTCCGCGTTCGCAGTAGAAATAAGCATCCGCCATTTCGGCCCGGTGCGTAACGGCATTTGGCCATTGTCCCTTATTCTCGATGAAGCGCAGTGTCTGCTGCGCGTGGATCGGATGCAGGAATAATGTGCAAATGAAAAGGCTAAAGAATGGACGAAGGCATAGCGTCATCGTCTACGAAAGTAGTGGTAACGCGATCTAGTCCAAAGTAGAATACCCGATCAGTGTCCAGGCGTAGCGGTAGCTTGTTCTTGACCCCTTACTACCATGCGGAACTCAACGCGTCTATTCTGACTGCGGCCTTTCTCCGACTTGTTGGATGCAATGGGCTGGTTCTCACCATGCCCGATCGGCATTAATCGTTCGTTGGATATGTCATTTCCAACAAGGTAGTTGACCACTGAAGTGGCACGTTCTTGGGAAAGTTCAATATTGAATTGGTCCCCGCCAATGTTATCGGTATGCGCTTCAATTATCAATTGCAATTGTGGATGCTGACGCAGCAATCCTGAGATCTCGACCAGAACTTCCTCGGATCCTTCGCCGATTGCCGAGCTACCGTATTCGAACTGGATCGAATTGGTGATCAGTTTAGTATGTGCAAGTTGATCAAGTGAGGCCAATTGTAACTGCGACATATCAACCAGTTTTTCTTCTGTAAGCGCAAATACCTCGGCCTCCATGAATTCAAGTTCGCGTACCTTCTTGAAGATCTCATAAAGCTCTTCCATCGAGTCTGTTTCTCCAACGGAATAGGTATAAACAGCACGTTCTGGATCGAATCGTTCTACAACTCGGTACAGCTTACGGATCTCGATGAAGCGTGGGTCATCCAAGCTTATCCTGTTCTTGCTAGCAAAGAGTTCTACGGTAAAAGTTGCGTCATCCGCAACCATAGCGGTCATGTCCATTTGATCGAACGGAAGTTCCTGGAATTCAAAAATGTGCTGATTACCTGTGGCATCCTGATAGGTAGCTACAACGGCCATATCCTCGGAATCACGGAAACGGTCCAGAACAACGATCCGTTTTACATTGCACTTATTGGTGATCAAACCATCGGAACGTGGTTCCATGACAAGGTCCAATCGTACGTTATAAACACCTGCTTTCGCGAATTTATGCTGGACCCTATTACCCGTTATTGATGAACTATCTCCAAAGTCCCAATGGTATTCTGCGATCGCCGAACCTGGCACATTACTGAATACGGCATCGAGCGCTAAGGTTCTGCCCGTTCTGACCGTGTCCGGGGCGGTGACGAACGCTTGTGTTTGGCTCTCGATCACTAGTTCGTTCTGGCTCACCTCGTGGAAAATGGCTCCTGTGGCTTTGTCGATCAAAAGTATTCGAACCGTATATCTGCCTGGTTTATTATAACAATGCTCTGCAACATTTCCTGGAATACGGGTACCATCTCCCATGTCCCACACTTGTTCCAAGGGTAATTGTCCTGCAATTGCTCGTGGGTAGGTGCGTGCAGCATAGCAATAGTTATTCAGTTCCTGTTCAACGCAATCCCGGAATTTCGGTATGGTCTTTTTGGCTCGGTAGATCCGGTCCTTACCATCCCTGTTCGAGCTGAATAGTGCAAAGTACCTGAGTGGGTCGTTCGAGTAGGAGTAGTCGTTCGCTTCCGAGTTCACTGGTGCGGGAAGGAACGATGGGCTGGACCAACCTATAACACGCGGTGGCGCGGAAAGGATATCGAGTTGCCCAGTACCACCCGATCGGTCGCTGGAGAAATAGAGCATTCCAGCACGGTCAATTGAGGGGAAGACCTCGTTCATCTCCGTGTTGATCGTTGGGCCTAGGTTCACAGGCTCACTCCAAGAATTCCCGGATCGTTCGCAACGGTAAAGGTCCATTCCCCCATGGCCCCCCTCCATGTCGCTGGCAAATACCAGTTGTTGTCCATCCACGGAGAGCGCAGGATGCATTACCGAATACTTCGTAGAGTTGAATTCGAATTCGCTAGGTCCGATCCAATTCCCATCGACCAGATCGGAAAAGAACAAACCAAGTTGACCGTGCAGATTCCGAAGATTGGATAGTTTCTTGGGAAGGTTCAAGTTGCGCGTGAAACAGATCATATTGCCGCTGCCATTGAAAGCACTAGGCCCCTCATTTACGGGCGTTGATAGGTTCGCACTGAATATCACGGGTGTGCCAGCAGTCCCGTTCTTATATGGAACCCAGTATAGATCAGATAACGGTAAGTTCGTGTTGCTGTCAGTAAAACCTACGGCGCCACCGGCATTTTCCCGTATGGAACACATTACGAAACCGCTGTCCTGAAGAACTGGTGAGTAGTCCTCTTCTTGTGCACGCGTATCCACGCGGGAGATCTCAAAGATCTCCTGGGCGCGCAGCGGGAGCCACGCGGCGCAGAGTAGGGCGATATGGATCAAGCGGCGCATTAGAAGAATCGAGGATCACGGATACGGATGCGGTATCCGAATTCGTACTGAAGCATAATTTCGTGGGAGCCTGCATGAAACCGTGTAAGTGAGCTGGTACCCATATCATACGAGTAGCCGATACGCCACTGCTGAGTAGGCAGAACTTCGATCATGCCAACTATCGCATCACTTGTTCGATAGCTCAGCCCTGCCCAGACACGGTCCTTGTAGATCATGTTGGCGGTCAAGTCCGCTTGTATTCCGGATTCGGGCCTATAACGCACGAGTGTGGAAGGTTTGATCTTGACGGTTTTCGATACAATGAACACATGTCCGCCGGTCAACATTGGTTCGAGATCCGCCTTTGCGGAACTGACACGAAAACCGTTCTCCATTAATGCATACCTGTGGGTCATAAGGAATGGCGCTGAAAGACCTACGAACGATCGTTTGGTATAGTAGAATAGCCCTGCGCTGAAGTTCGGGCGCAACGCGCTTGTTGTCGGAGCGATGAAGGAAACGTCATTTTGTTGTTGTAGAGCCAATTGGTCCCAGTTGGAACGGACCATTGTAACCCCTGCCCCTATACCCAATGATAGTTTGGCTTTCCTGAATTTAAGGCGGTAGGCATAATTGGTGAAAATTCCTGATTCGCGGCTCACACCGATGCGGTCCGAATAGATCATAAGACCCAGACCAAGCTTGGTCTTTTTTATTGGTGCATGGATGCTTGCAAGTTCTGTGGTAGGTGCTCCATCGAATCCGACCCATTGTTGTCTATGGGTAATGTTCAAGGCCAGCGCCTCACGACTTCCAGCATACGCAGGGTTTATTACTAGACCATTGAACAAGTACTGGCTTGTCAGCGGTGTGTGCTGAGCGAAACCGATACTGGCCCCAATGGAGGATGTAAGAGCTAATATGATGTGGACGAATTTCAACGCTTTATTATTACGAACCCATTATACGCTTTGTCGTTGGAAAGGTTCAATACATAGAAATATGTGTCATTGGGCAATTCCATTCCATTTCTTGATCTGCCGTCCCATTCGTTGGCATAGTCATTGTTCTCGTAGACCTTCAGTCCCCAACGGTTGAAAACAGTGAACGAACTGTTCGGATAAGCTTCCATTCCGGTGACCACGAATAGGTCATTGTCACCATCGCCATTGGGCGAAATGGCTTGCGGAATGAACAGGTCGTCCACGTGGATCACCAAGGTATCCTGCATCGTTGCGCATATACCTATGCTAGCGGTCAGAATGAATACGTTATCGCCAACTCCAAGGTCTGTTATCGGTGAATTGTTGCTGTTAGGCGTATGGATGTAACCAGCTCCGGAAAGAACGCTCCACTCGAATGTTGCACCACTGGTCCCTTGTCCGTTCACCTCAGTGTGATCGAGCACTTCGAGGTTCTGGTCAGGTCCAGCATCGACCCAGATCGAAGTTCCTGGATCCATGAATGTAATGTTGATCGTATCGGTGTCTGAACAAGACCCATTATCCATAGACCAGATCAGCGCATACGTACCGGATTGACTTGTGATAATAACGGCATTCGGTGATGTAGCTGAGGAGGCCGAGATGTTACTTGGAACGATCCAATGACCGAATGATGAATTATTCGCATCCAATTGGTAGGAGTTGCCGCAGACGGCAGAGTCAGGGCCAGCATTGGCTTGTACGATGCCCAGCACAATGTATTCCAGCGTAGAACTTGCACTGCAACCTTGTTCTTCAACAGTATAGGTGAGTTCATGCGTCCCACTTGCCGTTGGGTTGAATTCGGCTCCATTCATCCCAGACCCGGACCATGTACCATTCGCATCGCCTGTAACATAGGATTGTAGGGTGATCGCAGCTGCCCCTTGGCAGACGGATAACGGCAGCGTCCAGCTAGCATTCAATTGACGGATGATCGTAATTGTTGCGGTATCTATGTCATTGCATATTCCGTCGGTCGTATGGAGCACCTGATACGTGCCAGGTGTGCTTCCCTGAATATTGATCTCACCTGTGGTCGGGTCAATGATCAGACCACTCTCAATGGATGAGAATGTGCCAGTGGATACTGTAGATGGCGTTGGTGGCATTTCACCAAAGCAATAGATGGACTGTGCGTAATTGAATTCTGCTGTAGCCTGCGTTGTGACGGTGAGTACCAAGGTCTCGGTAGCGCAATCGTTCACGCTGGTGTATGTACCACTTTGTGTGTAGGTGGTACCGTTGATGCTCCATGTGAACGAATCACAGGCCGATTCCGTTGTGGTATTGTTCGTGCTTGGCGTGATGGTCAAAACCAAGGTCTCAATCGTGCAACCGCTTACGTTGGTGTAGGTTCCACTCTGCGTGTAGATTGTTCCGTTCTCTGCCCAGATGTAGCTATCGCACTCACTTACCGTTGTGGTATTGTTCGTGCTTGGCGTGATGGTCAGTATCAAGACCTCGGTATCACACCCAACAGTATTGGAGTATGTTCCACTGGCGGTGTAGACCTGGCCGTTCTCTGCCCATGTGTAGCTATCGCACTCACTTACCGTTGTGGTGTTGCTGGTGCTTGGCGTGATGGTCAGTACCAAGGTCTCGGTAGCGCAATCGTTCACGCTGGTGTATATACCACTTTGTGTGTAGGTGGTACCGTTGATGCTCCATGTGAACGAATCACAGGCCGATTCCGTTGTGGTATTGTTCGTGCTTGGCGTGATGGTCAAAACCAAGGTCTCAATCGTGCAACCGCTTACGTTGGTGTAGGTTCCACTCTGCGTGTAGATTGTTCCGTTCTCTGCCCAGATGTAGCTATCGCACTCACTTACCGTTGTGGTATTGTTCGTGCTTGGCGTGATGGTCAGTATCAAGACCTCGGTATCACACCCAACAGTATTGGAGTATGTTCCACTGGCGGTGTAGACCTGGCCGTTCTCTGCCCATGTGTAGCTATCGCACTCACTTACCGTTGTGGTGTTGCTGGTGCTTGGCGTGATGGTCAGTACCAAGGTCTCGGTAGCGCAATCGTTCACGCTGGTGTATATACCACTTTGTGTGTAGGTGGTACCGTTGATGCTCCATGTGAACGAATCACAGGCCGATTCCGTTGTGGTATTGTTCGTGCTTGGCGTGATGGTCAAAACCAAGGTCTCAATCGTGCAACCGCTTACGTTGGTGTAGGTTCCACTCTGCGTGTAGATTGTTCCGTTCTCTGCCCAGATGTAGCTATCGCACTCACTTACCGTTGTGGTATTGTTCGTGCTTGGCGTGATGGTCAGTATCAAGACCTCGGTATCACACCCAACAGTATTGGAGTATGTTCCACTGGCGGTGTAGACCTGGCCGTTCTCTGCCCATGTGTAGCTATCGCACTCACTTACCGTTGTGGTGTTGCTGGTGCTTGGCGTGATGGTCAGTACCAAGGTCTCGGTAGCGCAATCGTTCACGCTGGTGTATGTACCACTTTGTGTGTAGGTGGTACCGTTGATGCTCCATGTGAACGAATCACAGGCCGATTCCGTTGTGGTATTGTTCGTGCTTGGCGTGATGGTCAAAACCAAGGTCTCAATCGTGCAACCGCTTACGTTGGTGTAGGTTCCACTCTGCGTGTAGATTGTTCCGTTCTCTGCCCAGATGTAGCTATCGCACTCACTTACCGTTGTGGTATTGTTCGTGCTTGGCGTGATGGTCAGTATCAAGACCTCGGTATCACACCCAACAGTATTGGAGTATGTTCCACTGGCGGTGTAGACCTGGCCGTTCTCTGCCCATGTGTAGCTATCGCACTCACTTACCGTTGTGGTGTTGCTGGTGCTTGGCGTGATGGTCAGTACCAAGGTCTCGGTAGCGCAATCGT
This genomic window from Flavobacteriales bacterium contains:
- a CDS encoding type IX secretion system membrane protein PorP/SprF; the encoded protein is MKFVHIILALTSSIGASIGFAQHTPLTSQYLFNGLVINPAYAGSREALALNITHRQQWVGFDGAPTTELASIHAPIKKTKLGLGLMIYSDRIGVSRESGIFTNYAYRLKFRKAKLSLGIGAGVTMVRSNWDQLALQQQNDVSFIAPTTSALRPNFSAGLFYYTKRSFVGLSAPFLMTHRYALMENGFRVSSAKADLEPMLTGGHVFIVSKTVKIKPSTLVRYRPESGIQADLTANMIYKDRVWAGLSYRTSDAIVGMIEVLPTQQWRIGYSYDMGTSSLTRFHAGSHEIMLQYEFGYRIRIRDPRFF
- a CDS encoding gliding motility-associated C-terminal domain-containing protein, producing MTLCLRPFFSLFICTLFLHPIHAQQTLRFIENKGQWPNAVTHRAEMADAYFYCERGSIVIDRYDAEALVAQHANVNADPNLRLQHHAVRLRFLGADTLSIPRSERPLSGRTNYFLGNDPSRWGSNARPFAAVTMERVAPGCDAQFYEGRSGLKYDLIVHPGWDPSAIKFTYEGASGIELRNGSLIISTSLGRLVERIPLAYQDINGERRTIMCAYTLNDGVIGIVPEMYDDQHALIIDPELSFATYSGSFSNNFGYTASFDAAGFLYAGSTAFGAQYPITMGAYQTNWHGGATDIAVTKYDTTGTFLIWSTYIGGAAAEMPHSLIVDQYDQLVLLGTSASADYPTSSGAFDNSFGGGTAFTPAGLGLTYPTGCDMVVTKLNSTGSAILGSTFLGGSNNDGLNSATALKFNYADEVRGEVLLNSANDVWIVSCTESSDMPITIGAAQSGFAGGSHDGYVARLSPNLDQLLYASYIGGSGAEAAYNGTVDTQDRLYVCGGTTSTDLNVSSTALNGTFNGGNADAFVARFTVNGDAIDRLTYWGSAAYDQAYFLDQDGADAIYLFGQTSAASGALSFNAPYNVLGGGQFVTKLDPDLSALQFCSRIGAGDGTPDISPTAFLVDVCDKIYTSGWGSNNGGLGGGLTTAGLPVTTDAHQATTDGHDLYLAVFDINMAGLTYATYYGGSLSPEHVDGGTSRFDRRGRVYQSVCAGCQGNSDFPTTPGAWSATNNSGGCNNGVLKFDFDAPLVIASFLAPDTICGPYVTTLTNLSNGTSYLWDLGDLSTSTLPSPTHTYASTGTYTITLTAYDPNACNAQDMVQRTITIADPIPTLQALNDTVICGPVASIDLLANSYGTASSFIWSSDPDLMNMLNATTSDSTATISPAIEGTYYIQASSSNSCTVLDSISVSIPNARIALLGDSLLCASDTAHLLVSGAASNASFSWEPFSDIISGQGTANVSVAPTDNAVYGVDVFTPSGCNWSSTIAVNVSPINGNSVSASASETTVLAGSTVELYATPSNGVTYSWTPSTGLDDPFTSSPTALVNTTTTYTVTVSDGICTRDASVTIKVLELVCDEPDIFVPNTFTPNGDGINDTLYVRGIPIDHLEFMVFDRWGEKVFATTDKTVGWDGTFNGKPADPAVFVYHLTAFCKDGQRYFTKGNVSVVR
- a CDS encoding OmpA family protein; the encoded protein is MRRLIHIALLCAAWLPLRAQEIFEISRVDTRAQEEDYSPVLQDSGFVMCSIRENAGGAVGFTDSNTNLPLSDLYWVPYKNGTAGTPVIFSANLSTPVNEGPSAFNGSGNMICFTRNLNLPKKLSNLRNLHGQLGLFFSDLVDGNWIGPSEFEFNSTKYSVMHPALSVDGQQLVFASDMEGGHGGMDLYRCERSGNSWSEPVNLGPTINTEMNEVFPSIDRAGMLYFSSDRSGGTGQLDILSAPPRVIGWSSPSFLPAPVNSEANDYSYSNDPLRYFALFSSNRDGKDRIYRAKKTIPKFRDCVEQELNNYCYAARTYPRAIAGQLPLEQVWDMGDGTRIPGNVAEHCYNKPGRYTVRILLIDKATGAIFHEVSQNELVIESQTQAFVTAPDTVRTGRTLALDAVFSNVPGSAIAEYHWDFGDSSSITGNRVQHKFAKAGVYNVRLDLVMEPRSDGLITNKCNVKRIVVLDRFRDSEDMAVVATYQDATGNQHIFEFQELPFDQMDMTAMVADDATFTVELFASKNRISLDDPRFIEIRKLYRVVERFDPERAVYTYSVGETDSMEELYEIFKKVRELEFMEAEVFALTEEKLVDMSQLQLASLDQLAHTKLITNSIQFEYGSSAIGEGSEEVLVEISGLLRQHPQLQLIIEAHTDNIGGDQFNIELSQERATSVVNYLVGNDISNERLMPIGHGENQPIASNKSEKGRSQNRRVEFRMVVRGQEQATATPGH